A single region of the Neisseria zoodegmatis genome encodes:
- a CDS encoding class I SAM-dependent methyltransferase: protein MSRWFTDTDMGIYTSTLERHFFEQSSADFFVNKSVQFGMEEWLRPSEKCICIGKDIYMDTAVWAWEQSTLDLLLMPHTLETNTSTEQILSQAFQTLKPEGRIILTGFNPYSLWRLRNWFNGKYLPEARYCHPLPDLKKQLEAIGFQIELGKFMVYLPPFKTNDAMKLFQFMEAAGNRWWPHAASVYGLVLKKRVAGMRLTEEWSEAVENNIEVVLGSAKWKVD from the coding sequence TTGTCGCGGTGGTTCACCGATACCGATATGGGGATTTATACATCGACACTGGAGCGGCATTTTTTTGAGCAGTCTTCCGCTGATTTTTTCGTAAATAAATCCGTGCAATTCGGTATGGAAGAATGGTTGAGGCCGTCTGAAAAATGTATTTGTATCGGCAAGGATATCTATATGGATACGGCCGTATGGGCTTGGGAACAAAGCACATTAGATTTGCTGCTAATGCCGCATACTTTGGAAACAAATACTTCAACAGAACAAATACTTTCTCAAGCTTTTCAAACTTTAAAGCCTGAAGGCAGAATCATTCTGACAGGGTTTAACCCTTATTCGCTTTGGCGTTTGCGCAATTGGTTTAACGGTAAATATCTGCCGGAAGCACGATATTGCCACCCTCTTCCGGATTTGAAAAAACAACTTGAAGCAATCGGTTTTCAAATAGAACTTGGCAAATTTATGGTGTACCTGCCACCTTTTAAAACCAACGACGCAATGAAGCTTTTCCAATTTATGGAAGCAGCGGGAAACCGTTGGTGGCCACATGCTGCCTCTGTATATGGCTTGGTGCTGAAAAAACGCGTGGCAGGTATGAGGCTTACCGAGGAATGGTCGGAAGCGGTTGAAAACAATATAGAAGTGGTTTTAGGTAGTGCAAAATGGAAAGTTGATTAA
- the ilvA gene encoding threonine ammonia-lyase, biosynthetic produces MSTLSYSDYLIRILNASVYDVAVETPLEPARGLSHRAGNHILLKREDLQPVFSFKIRGAYNKMSKLSKDALARGIIAASAGNHAQGVALSAQRLGCRAVIVMPETTPQIKVDAVRNRGGEVVLKGVSYNDAYDYAVELAEKEGLTYIAPFDDPDVIAGQGTIGMEILRQTSSKIDAIFVPIGGGGLAAGIAAFIKQVRPEIKIIGVQTHDSCCMKVSIAEGKRVELKDVGLFSDGTAVKLVGEETFRICRDLLDDIITVDTDAICGAIKDIFDDTRSIMEPAGALALAGLKAYVNRNQAEGETLIAVTSGANINFHRLRHVSERSELGEGNEGIFAVSIPEKPGSFLKFVNVIGSRNITEFNYRYGDDQIAHIFVGIQTAGLQDLAKISAELTAAGLPNTDLTNNEIAKIHTRYMVGGRTHKVANERVVSFEFPERPGALAKFLSNMQTDWNITLFHYRNHGADYGRVLVGVDVPEQDCEAFAEFLDGLGYVYEDETHNAAYKLFLG; encoded by the coding sequence ATGAGCACTCTTTCTTATTCCGACTATCTTATCCGCATTCTCAACGCATCTGTTTATGATGTAGCCGTAGAAACACCTCTTGAACCAGCCCGCGGCCTTTCGCATCGTGCCGGTAATCATATTTTACTCAAGCGCGAAGATTTGCAGCCTGTGTTTTCTTTCAAAATCCGTGGCGCGTATAACAAAATGTCCAAACTTTCTAAAGATGCGTTGGCTCGCGGCATTATTGCAGCCAGCGCGGGAAATCATGCACAAGGGGTTGCTTTGTCGGCGCAGCGCTTGGGTTGCCGTGCCGTAATCGTGATGCCGGAAACAACTCCACAAATCAAAGTGGACGCAGTACGAAACCGCGGCGGCGAAGTGGTGCTTAAAGGCGTGTCGTACAATGATGCCTATGATTATGCGGTCGAACTTGCCGAAAAAGAAGGCTTAACCTACATCGCGCCGTTCGATGATCCGGATGTGATTGCCGGACAAGGAACCATCGGCATGGAAATCTTGCGCCAAACTTCCAGCAAAATCGATGCGATTTTTGTACCTATCGGCGGCGGCGGTTTGGCTGCGGGCATTGCCGCTTTTATCAAGCAAGTCCGCCCTGAAATCAAAATTATCGGCGTGCAAACCCACGATTCATGTTGTATGAAGGTTTCTATTGCCGAAGGCAAACGGGTCGAGCTGAAAGATGTAGGGTTGTTTTCAGACGGCACGGCTGTGAAGCTGGTTGGAGAAGAAACATTCCGTATCTGTCGCGATTTGTTAGACGATATCATTACTGTCGATACCGATGCTATTTGCGGTGCTATCAAAGATATTTTCGACGACACCCGCAGCATTATGGAGCCTGCCGGTGCGCTCGCACTGGCAGGCTTGAAGGCTTACGTTAACCGTAATCAAGCGGAAGGCGAAACCTTGATTGCTGTCACCAGCGGTGCGAACATCAACTTCCACCGTTTGCGCCATGTGTCGGAACGTAGTGAGTTGGGCGAAGGTAACGAAGGCATTTTTGCCGTGTCCATTCCCGAAAAGCCCGGCAGCTTCTTGAAGTTTGTCAACGTTATTGGCAGCCGCAATATCACGGAATTCAACTACCGCTACGGCGACGATCAAATCGCGCATATTTTCGTCGGTATTCAGACGGCCGGTTTGCAAGACTTGGCCAAAATCAGTGCCGAACTTACCGCCGCCGGCTTGCCGAACACCGATTTAACTAACAACGAAATTGCCAAAATCCACACGCGCTACATGGTTGGCGGTCGCACGCACAAAGTAGCCAACGAGCGCGTTGTCAGCTTCGAGTTTCCCGAACGCCCGGGCGCATTGGCTAAATTCTTAAGCAATATGCAAACCGACTGGAACATCACCCTCTTTCATTACCGCAATCACGGGGCGGATTACGGCAGAGTGCTGGTCGGCGTGGACGTGCCCGAACAAGATTGCGAAGCCTTTGCGGAATTTCTCGACGGGCTGGGCTATGTTTACGAAGACGAAACCCATAATGCAGCCTATAAGCTCTTTTTGGGCTGA
- a CDS encoding lytic transglycosylase, translated as MAKLKSIALAVTGVSAVSGAAYTHAAPSTQTGMAMMRLNSSLLDQEQKNIASGSLWNVMRKDFRMAEVNSELVRRHESKFSAGRAYFDRTINRSKPYMYHIANEVKKRNMPAEIALLPFIESAFVTKAKSHVGASGLWQFMPATGRHFGLERTAQYDGRHDVYAATNAALNYLEYLHGMFGDWSLALAAYNWGEGNVSRAIKRARAQGLNPVYENLRMPAETRNYVPKLLAVRNIVNNPQAFGMGLSEIENKPYFKAVALDKPLDTNSIAKMANISESEFLALNPAFNGSVFVPKANRKLLLPAHATSTFEKNYRSIRNDIQLAWDNDSTDRKFTGKPAIDSGINIAALTQPSKKEVNTPEIVQVAQATNIQLPENIQLPERYETNVVTVQQINGISDSKQVESNLSPITILAAKSEPVKETAETPAAPAPISIAASLIAENSAPVDAITVAVAEPLPLPTQTSATPAPEKPAPSDAPVDVAENDATLPNRAPASSEAQDPLLALVDDAEQNRLNAAESVRNSLAQFEADSATKARTDRIIASRAKQQQRTETRLARANAAAKLANNTHRVEAGDTLFNISQRYNLSVADLITVNNIKGNSIRKGQVLKVTAASTQRNAVRNVSYTVRKGDTLNTIASRFNVDINDIRRWNRNTRTVTPGQRLKLMGS; from the coding sequence ATGGCGAAACTAAAATCTATAGCCCTAGCCGTTACAGGCGTATCGGCAGTTTCTGGTGCCGCATATACTCATGCAGCTCCTTCTACTCAAACAGGCATGGCAATGATGCGGTTAAACTCATCATTACTGGACCAAGAGCAAAAAAATATTGCTTCAGGCAGCCTTTGGAATGTTATGCGTAAAGACTTCCGCATGGCAGAAGTAAACTCAGAACTTGTACGCCGTCACGAAAGCAAATTCTCAGCAGGTCGCGCTTATTTCGACCGCACCATCAACCGCAGCAAACCTTATATGTACCATATTGCCAATGAAGTCAAAAAGCGCAATATGCCTGCGGAAATCGCTTTACTTCCCTTTATTGAAAGCGCATTTGTTACCAAAGCTAAATCTCATGTTGGCGCTTCCGGTTTATGGCAGTTTATGCCTGCTACCGGCCGTCACTTCGGTTTAGAGCGTACCGCACAATATGATGGTCGTCACGATGTGTATGCTGCCACTAACGCAGCATTGAACTATCTCGAATATCTGCACGGTATGTTTGGCGACTGGTCGCTTGCTCTAGCCGCATACAACTGGGGGGAAGGTAACGTAAGCCGAGCAATCAAACGTGCCCGCGCACAAGGTTTGAACCCGGTTTATGAAAATCTTCGTATGCCTGCCGAAACTCGCAATTATGTTCCCAAATTGCTGGCCGTAAGAAATATTGTCAATAATCCCCAAGCCTTTGGTATGGGTTTGAGTGAAATTGAAAATAAACCTTACTTTAAAGCAGTTGCATTAGATAAGCCGCTTGACACAAATTCAATCGCCAAAATGGCCAACATCAGCGAAAGTGAATTCTTAGCTTTGAATCCGGCTTTTAATGGTTCTGTATTTGTTCCCAAAGCAAACCGCAAACTTCTTTTGCCGGCTCATGCTACTTCTACTTTCGAGAAAAACTATCGAAGCATTAGAAATGATATTCAGCTTGCGTGGGATAATGACTCAACCGACCGCAAGTTCACAGGCAAACCCGCTATTGATTCAGGCATTAATATTGCTGCATTAACCCAACCAAGCAAAAAAGAGGTTAATACTCCTGAAATCGTACAGGTTGCGCAAGCTACAAACATTCAACTTCCCGAAAACATTCAACTTCCCGAACGTTACGAAACTAACGTAGTGACCGTTCAGCAAATTAACGGTATTTCTGACAGTAAACAAGTAGAATCGAATCTTTCGCCGATTACCATTTTGGCAGCTAAATCAGAGCCGGTAAAAGAAACTGCTGAAACTCCAGCAGCTCCCGCACCGATTTCCATTGCAGCCTCATTGATTGCCGAAAACTCAGCTCCGGTTGATGCCATTACTGTAGCAGTAGCAGAACCTTTACCGTTGCCAACCCAAACATCAGCCACTCCTGCTCCTGAAAAACCGGCACCTTCAGACGCGCCTGTGGATGTAGCTGAAAATGATGCTACTTTACCTAACCGTGCTCCGGCATCTTCCGAAGCACAAGATCCTTTATTGGCCCTGGTTGATGATGCAGAACAAAATCGTTTGAATGCTGCTGAAAGCGTGAGAAACAGCTTGGCTCAATTTGAAGCAGATTCAGCTACCAAAGCCCGCACTGATCGAATTATCGCAAGTCGAGCAAAACAACAGCAACGTACCGAAACCCGATTGGCTCGTGCCAATGCTGCTGCGAAACTGGCAAATAACACTCACCGCGTAGAAGCAGGAGATACGTTATTTAATATTTCCCAACGCTACAATCTCAGTGTTGCTGATTTGATCACGGTAAATAACATCAAAGGTAACAGCATCCGTAAAGGCCAAGTGCTGAAAGTTACTGCGGCATCAACCCAACGTAATGCCGTGCGTAATGTTTCTTATACCGTGCGTAAAGGCGATACTTTGAATACCATTGCAAGCCGCTTCAATGTGGATATTAATGATATCCGCCGTTGGAACCGTAATACCCGCACAGTGACTCCGGGCCAACGTTTGAAATTGATGGGTAGCTGA
- a CDS encoding nitrate reductase subunit alpha produces the protein MSHFLDRLKFFSQKHEPFADGHGVLTEEDRKWEDAYRSRWQHDKVVRSTHGVNCTGSCSWKVYVKNGLITWETQQTDYPRTRPDLPNHEPRGCPRGASYSWYVYSAQRVKYPMMRGVLAEMWREARKTMSPIEAWAWIVEDENRAKSYKTQRGLGGFVRTSWDEANEMVAAANAYTIKNYGPDRVFGFSPIPAMSMVSYAAGARYLGLIGGVPLSFYDWYCDLPPASPQIWGEQTDVAESADWYNANYLMVWGSNVPMTRTPDAHFYTEVRYKGTKTVAVSSDFGEMAKFGDIWLAPKQGTDAALAMAMGHVILKEFHIDNLSPYFTDYVRRLTDMPVLVRLDADGKGYAPKYFLRASELAAFGEEQNADWKTLVWDELSDGLCLPNGSIGFRWDGSQKWNLETRAQDKEVHAALSLKERADEVVNVGFTYFGGECDDMIYRKVPAKRIPLANGETALVATVFDLMVANYGVDNGLGCENVAKDYFDDKPYTPAWQEKHTGVKPELVIQVAREFAQNAHDTEGRSMVIVGAGLNHWYHMDMAYRGIINMLMMCGSIGKSGGGWCHYVGQEKLRPQSGWIPLTFATDWHRPPRQMNSTSFFYAHTSQWRHEKVHVDEILAPDADGDMSKLSMIDYNAKAERMGWLPSAPQLGANPLDIADQADAAGVDTAQYVAGRLKDGSLDLACNDPDNPQNFPRNLFVWRSNLLGSSGKGHEYFLKYLLGTQNAVLSDENDEECIKPSEITVRPAAEGKLDLLTVLDFRMSTTCLYGDIVLPTATWYEKDDLNTSDMHPFIHPLTEAVQPLWQSKTDWEIYKGFAKKFSELAKDYIGVRKDIVLTPLMHDSPQELGQPFDPKDWKHGECDPIPGKTMPAITVVERDYGAIYEKFTSVGPLLEKINNNGKGMAWDTKHEVEFLRKLNGVQATGVGKGQPKIETAIDACEMVLTLAPETNGHVAVKAWEALSKATGRDHSHLIKSSEHTAIRFRDIVAQPRKIVTSPIWSGVESEEVCYNAGYTNVHELIPWRTITGRQQFYQDHKWMRDFGEHLCVYKPAVDFKTTKKLLGKYPNGNKEITLNFLTPHQKWGIHSTYSENLRMLTLFRGGPHVWISEIDAKKAGIVDNDWVEVFNANGTIACRAVVSQRIPETMILMYHAQEKIVHTPAGEVSQKRGGIHNSVTRAILKPTHMIGGYAQLAYGFNYYGTVGSNRDEWVIVRKMNKVDWMDEPAR, from the coding sequence ATGAGCCACTTTTTAGACCGCCTGAAATTTTTCAGCCAAAAACACGAACCCTTTGCCGACGGGCACGGTGTGCTCACCGAAGAAGACCGCAAATGGGAAGATGCCTACCGCAGCCGCTGGCAGCACGATAAAGTGGTGCGCTCCACCCACGGTGTGAACTGTACCGGTTCGTGCAGTTGGAAAGTTTATGTGAAAAACGGCCTGATTACTTGGGAAACCCAGCAGACCGACTATCCGCGTACCCGCCCCGATTTGCCCAACCACGAGCCGCGGGGCTGTCCGCGCGGTGCTTCTTACAGCTGGTATGTGTATTCCGCCCAACGTGTGAAATACCCGATGATGCGCGGGGTGTTGGCGGAAATGTGGCGTGAAGCGCGAAAAACCATGTCGCCGATTGAAGCTTGGGCATGGATTGTAGAAGACGAAAACCGCGCCAAATCGTACAAAACCCAACGCGGCTTGGGCGGCTTCGTGCGTACGTCTTGGGACGAAGCCAATGAAATGGTGGCTGCGGCCAATGCTTACACCATTAAAAACTACGGCCCCGACCGCGTGTTCGGTTTCTCGCCGATTCCCGCTATGTCGATGGTAAGCTACGCTGCCGGTGCGCGTTATTTGGGCTTAATCGGCGGTGTGCCGCTGTCGTTTTACGACTGGTATTGCGACTTGCCGCCTGCCAGCCCGCAAATTTGGGGCGAGCAAACCGACGTTGCCGAATCTGCCGACTGGTATAACGCCAACTATCTGATGGTGTGGGGTTCCAACGTGCCGATGACGCGCACGCCCGATGCCCACTTCTACACCGAAGTGCGCTACAAAGGCACCAAAACAGTGGCCGTGTCTTCCGACTTCGGCGAAATGGCGAAGTTCGGCGATATTTGGCTGGCGCCGAAACAAGGTACCGACGCAGCTTTGGCGATGGCGATGGGTCATGTGATTCTGAAAGAGTTCCACATCGACAATCTTTCTCCTTATTTCACCGATTATGTGCGCCGCTTAACCGATATGCCCGTATTGGTGCGCTTGGATGCCGACGGCAAAGGCTATGCGCCTAAATATTTCTTGCGCGCGTCCGAATTGGCCGCATTCGGCGAAGAACAAAATGCCGATTGGAAAACTTTGGTATGGGACGAGCTTTCAGACGGCCTCTGCCTGCCCAACGGCTCTATTGGTTTCCGCTGGGACGGCAGTCAAAAATGGAACTTGGAAACCCGCGCACAAGATAAAGAAGTTCATGCCGCTTTATCGCTGAAAGAACGCGCCGATGAAGTGGTAAACGTAGGCTTTACCTACTTCGGCGGCGAGTGCGACGACATGATTTACCGCAAAGTGCCCGCCAAACGCATTCCGCTGGCCAACGGCGAAACCGCGTTGGTAGCAACCGTGTTCGACCTAATGGTGGCCAACTACGGTGTGGACAACGGTTTGGGCTGCGAAAATGTTGCCAAAGATTATTTCGACGACAAGCCTTACACGCCGGCATGGCAGGAAAAACACACCGGCGTGAAACCGGAGCTGGTGATTCAGGTAGCCCGCGAGTTCGCCCAAAACGCCCACGACACCGAAGGCCGCAGCATGGTGATTGTCGGTGCCGGATTGAACCACTGGTACCACATGGACATGGCGTATCGCGGCATCATCAATATGCTGATGATGTGCGGCTCTATCGGTAAATCCGGCGGCGGCTGGTGCCACTATGTAGGCCAAGAAAAACTGCGCCCGCAAAGCGGCTGGATTCCGTTGACGTTTGCCACCGACTGGCACCGCCCGCCGCGCCAAATGAACAGCACCTCGTTCTTCTATGCCCATACCAGCCAATGGCGGCATGAAAAAGTGCATGTAGATGAAATTCTTGCACCGGATGCCGACGGCGATATGAGCAAGCTCTCCATGATCGATTACAACGCCAAAGCCGAACGCATGGGCTGGCTGCCGAGCGCGCCGCAATTGGGTGCAAACCCCTTGGATATTGCCGACCAAGCCGATGCCGCAGGAGTGGATACGGCTCAATATGTGGCAGGCCGTCTGAAAGACGGTTCGCTGGATCTGGCGTGTAACGACCCCGACAACCCGCAAAACTTCCCGCGCAACCTATTTGTGTGGCGTTCAAACCTGCTCGGTTCTTCGGGCAAAGGCCATGAGTATTTCCTGAAATACCTGCTGGGCACGCAAAACGCCGTGTTGAGCGACGAAAACGACGAAGAGTGCATCAAGCCGTCTGAAATTACCGTGCGCCCCGCCGCAGAAGGCAAACTCGACCTGCTGACCGTACTCGATTTCCGCATGTCCACCACCTGCCTGTACGGCGATATCGTATTGCCGACCGCCACATGGTACGAAAAAGACGACCTCAACACCTCGGATATGCACCCGTTTATCCACCCGCTCACCGAGGCCGTGCAGCCGCTGTGGCAAAGTAAAACCGACTGGGAAATTTACAAAGGTTTCGCCAAAAAATTCAGCGAGTTGGCCAAAGATTACATCGGCGTGCGCAAAGACATCGTGCTCACTCCGCTGATGCATGACAGCCCGCAGGAACTCGGCCAGCCGTTTGACCCGAAAGACTGGAAACACGGCGAATGCGATCCGATTCCCGGCAAAACCATGCCCGCAATTACCGTCGTCGAACGTGATTACGGCGCGATTTACGAAAAATTCACTTCGGTCGGCCCGTTGCTGGAAAAAATCAACAACAACGGCAAAGGCATGGCTTGGGATACCAAGCACGAAGTCGAATTCCTGCGCAAACTCAACGGCGTACAAGCAACCGGCGTGGGCAAAGGCCAGCCGAAAATCGAAACCGCCATTGATGCCTGCGAAATGGTGCTGACCCTCGCGCCCGAAACCAACGGCCACGTTGCCGTTAAAGCATGGGAAGCGTTGAGCAAAGCCACCGGCCGCGACCACTCGCACCTGATTAAATCGAGCGAGCACACCGCCATCCGTTTCCGCGACATCGTCGCCCAGCCGCGCAAAATCGTTACCTCACCGATTTGGTCGGGCGTGGAAAGCGAAGAGGTGTGCTACAACGCCGGCTATACCAACGTGCACGAATTGATTCCGTGGCGCACCATCACCGGCCGCCAGCAGTTCTACCAAGACCACAAATGGATGCGTGATTTCGGCGAACATCTGTGCGTGTACAAGCCCGCCGTCGATTTCAAAACCACCAAAAAACTGCTCGGCAAATACCCCAACGGCAACAAGGAAATTACGCTTAACTTCCTCACGCCGCACCAAAAATGGGGCATCCACAGCACCTATTCGGAAAACCTGCGCATGCTCACCCTGTTCCGCGGCGGCCCGCACGTGTGGATTTCCGAAATCGATGCCAAGAAAGCCGGCATTGTCGATAACGACTGGGTGGAAGTGTTCAACGCCAACGGCACCATCGCCTGCCGCGCCGTGGTGAGCCAACGCATCCCCGAAACCATGATCCTGATGTACCACGCACAGGAAAAAATCGTCCACACCCCAGCGGGTGAGGTTTCGCAAAAACGCGGCGGCATCCACAATTCCGTTACCCGCGCCATTCTGAAACCCACCCACATGATCGGCGGCTACGCCCAGCTTGCCTACGGTTTCAACTACTACGGCACGGTAGGTTCCAACCGTGACGAATGGGTTATTGTGCGTAAGATGAATAAAGTGGATTGGATGGATGAACCGGCAAGGTAA
- the azu gene encoding azurin, with translation MKLYLAFISAAVLGLTACSQEPAQQAPAAEAPAAASAAASEPAAAEPAAAASEAAPAAAADAACSTVVESDDAMKYNVSEINISKACKEFTITLKHVGKMPKAAMGHNIVITKAEDVDAVTKDGASAGAEGDYIKAGDERIVASTKLIGGGEETSITVDTGKFAAGNQYEFFCSFPGHLGLMRGKVNLAD, from the coding sequence ATGAAACTTTATTTAGCTTTTATTTCCGCAGCCGTATTAGGTTTGACTGCTTGTTCGCAAGAGCCTGCACAACAAGCTCCGGCAGCCGAAGCCCCTGCCGCAGCCAGCGCAGCTGCATCTGAACCTGCTGCGGCCGAACCCGCTGCTGCCGCTTCCGAAGCGGCTCCTGCGGCTGCCGCCGATGCTGCGTGCAGCACCGTAGTGGAATCCGACGATGCGATGAAATACAACGTGTCTGAAATCAATATCAGCAAGGCATGTAAAGAGTTCACCATCACTTTGAAACACGTCGGCAAAATGCCTAAAGCCGCAATGGGTCACAATATTGTGATTACCAAAGCGGAAGATGTGGATGCTGTAACCAAAGACGGTGCTTCTGCAGGTGCTGAAGGCGACTACATTAAGGCGGGCGATGAGCGCATTGTTGCTTCTACCAAACTCATCGGCGGCGGCGAAGAAACCAGCATTACCGTAGATACCGGTAAATTTGCGGCCGGCAACCAATATGAATTCTTCTGCTCGTTCCCCGGCCACCTCGGTTTGATGCGCGGCAAAGTGAACTTGGCAGATTAA
- a CDS encoding D-alanyl-D-alanine carboxypeptidase family protein, translating into MKKTLLGLMTAAFVCSSAFATVPAPQANAPAQTATPAAVPLPEISATAYIVKDAQSGQILAEKNLNAQIEPASLTKLMTAYLAFKALDNGTLKPDQMLTVSEKGWKAEGSRMFLDPKKPASVSDLIKGLIVQSGNDAAITLAEAIGGSEEGFATMMNAEAKRLGMKNTVYTNSTGLPGEGHLTSVNDLVILAGAIIRDFPKYYPIYAMKSFKYNNIEQPNRNLLLYRDPNVDGLKTGHTSSAGYNLVASSKRNGRRVISVVVGTESTEARASESSKLLNWALQAYDTPKLYDANQTISQVKVYKGSSNAVNVGFLNASYVTIPHGEGQNIKPILETVQPVLAPIQKGQVLGKLKVMNGNTVLAEKNVVALNTVEEAGWFGRTYDSIVLWFKSLFADE; encoded by the coding sequence ATGAAGAAAACCTTACTCGGCCTGATGACGGCCGCTTTTGTTTGCAGCTCAGCCTTTGCCACTGTTCCTGCTCCGCAAGCTAACGCTCCCGCGCAAACAGCCACACCTGCGGCAGTTCCCCTGCCTGAAATTTCCGCCACAGCTTATATCGTGAAAGATGCGCAAAGCGGCCAAATTCTCGCTGAAAAAAATCTGAATGCCCAAATCGAGCCGGCTTCTCTTACCAAACTGATGACTGCTTATTTGGCTTTTAAAGCATTAGACAACGGCACGTTAAAACCCGACCAAATGCTGACCGTGTCTGAAAAAGGTTGGAAAGCCGAAGGATCACGCATGTTTTTGGATCCTAAAAAACCGGCCAGCGTTAGCGATTTGATTAAAGGTTTGATTGTTCAGTCAGGTAACGATGCCGCCATTACTTTGGCAGAAGCCATCGGCGGTAGCGAAGAGGGTTTCGCTACCATGATGAATGCGGAAGCCAAACGCTTGGGCATGAAAAATACTGTTTACACCAATAGTACCGGTTTGCCGGGAGAAGGCCATCTCACTAGCGTTAACGATTTGGTGATTTTGGCAGGTGCAATTATCCGCGATTTCCCTAAATATTATCCGATTTATGCGATGAAATCGTTTAAATACAATAACATCGAACAGCCGAACCGCAATTTGCTGCTGTATCGCGATCCCAACGTAGACGGTTTGAAAACCGGCCATACCAGTAGCGCAGGTTACAACTTGGTGGCCTCCAGCAAACGCAACGGCCGCCGTGTGATTTCCGTTGTCGTCGGCACGGAAAGCACAGAAGCTCGTGCGTCAGAAAGCAGCAAATTATTGAACTGGGCTTTGCAGGCTTACGATACGCCCAAATTATACGATGCTAATCAAACCATTTCCCAGGTGAAGGTATATAAAGGCAGTTCCAATGCCGTAAATGTAGGTTTCTTAAACGCTTCGTATGTGACGATTCCTCATGGTGAAGGGCAAAATATTAAACCGATTTTGGAAACGGTACAGCCCGTATTGGCACCTATTCAAAAAGGGCAGGTTTTAGGCAAGCTGAAAGTTATGAATGGCAATACCGTCTTGGCTGAAAAAAACGTGGTAGCTTTAAATACCGTAGAAGAAGCGGGTTGGTTTGGCCGTACTTACGACAGCATCGTTCTTTGGTTTAAGAGTTTATTTGCCGACGAATAA
- a CDS encoding LemA family protein, which produces MNSTLTFFFVIFCGLLLIVINKKLLMGKKQYIHAFNNIYEQLKCRHDIIPNLIDASKVYLGRDQAAISAVACARQRAEAVLSAASANLDENSVSSLGAVETELNEALSNLQSVIKTYPELKKDKLIIDLMDILESSENRVAYAKQNYNNSAVSYNEMRNAFPANIFAGFLGHGRKAALLSFEDSAAVRMTSRILL; this is translated from the coding sequence ATGAACTCTACACTCACTTTCTTCTTCGTGATTTTCTGCGGCCTGTTGTTGATTGTTATCAATAAGAAATTGTTAATGGGGAAAAAACAATATATCCATGCTTTCAATAATATCTATGAGCAGCTGAAATGCCGCCACGATATCATTCCTAATTTAATAGATGCTTCAAAGGTTTATTTAGGTCGTGATCAAGCTGCTATTTCAGCGGTTGCTTGTGCCAGACAGCGCGCCGAAGCAGTTTTATCAGCAGCTTCTGCCAATCTTGATGAAAATTCCGTTTCTTCCCTCGGAGCGGTAGAAACCGAATTAAATGAGGCTTTATCTAATTTACAATCCGTAATTAAAACCTATCCCGAATTGAAAAAAGATAAATTAATTATCGATTTGATGGATATTTTAGAAAGTTCTGAAAACCGCGTGGCGTATGCCAAGCAAAATTACAATAATTCAGCCGTCTCATACAACGAAATGCGCAATGCTTTCCCTGCAAATATTTTCGCCGGATTTCTCGGCCATGGTAGAAAAGCTGCTTTGTTATCATTTGAAGACAGTGCTGCCGTACGGATGACATCAAGAATTCTACTGTAA